A single window of Actinomycetota bacterium DNA harbors:
- a CDS encoding DUF3754 domain-containing protein: MVPGRFIPFRKADVVTMCARAVDNEERGSFEDFAAVLASLLHFEFHSRLEALKGAYQPFNPDADTRTIIELSPDERRAAQRRLVDEMTSLLDDANFEPISRAEVGRALREESLMKLRLEVDFDDFDELLFYRRGEKAREETVRTWLGLRERTVRFVSYQKVLVYVQFKEAGHFEQDEREDLAFEPGSTIIKLFQDVPKADLEMLFPNTEVRMRRIDKLLIGLPAVVSGIAIVATKLLASLGLLLLLLGFWLGFRDEPVELDQAALVTLGAGLGAVAGYVLRQFNKFKNRKIEFMKALSENLYFRNLDNDAGVFHHLLDAAEEEEVKEAVLAYHFLRHAEHPLSLDELDARIERWFAEVWDASLDFEVDDGVAKLERLSLVERRSGGRLAAVPLDEAKRRLDEIWDGVFDYHHAAASV, translated from the coding sequence GTGGTGCCCGGCCGGTTCATCCCGTTCCGGAAGGCCGACGTCGTGACCATGTGTGCCCGCGCCGTGGACAACGAGGAGCGAGGGTCCTTCGAGGACTTCGCCGCCGTGCTCGCGAGCCTGCTGCACTTCGAGTTCCACAGCCGGCTCGAGGCCCTGAAGGGCGCGTACCAGCCGTTCAACCCGGACGCTGACACACGCACGATCATCGAGCTCAGCCCCGACGAACGACGGGCGGCACAACGGCGTCTCGTCGACGAGATGACCTCGCTGCTCGACGATGCCAACTTCGAGCCGATCTCCAGGGCCGAGGTCGGTCGTGCCCTACGCGAGGAGTCGCTGATGAAACTGCGGCTCGAGGTCGACTTCGACGACTTCGACGAGTTGCTGTTCTACCGCCGCGGGGAGAAGGCGCGCGAAGAGACCGTGCGGACGTGGTTGGGGCTGCGTGAGCGAACCGTGCGGTTCGTGAGCTACCAGAAGGTCCTGGTCTACGTGCAGTTCAAGGAGGCAGGTCACTTCGAGCAGGACGAACGCGAGGACCTCGCCTTCGAGCCGGGATCGACCATCATCAAGCTGTTCCAGGACGTGCCCAAGGCGGACCTCGAGATGCTCTTCCCCAACACCGAGGTCCGCATGCGCCGCATCGACAAGCTGCTGATCGGTCTACCTGCGGTGGTGTCGGGGATCGCTATCGTGGCCACGAAGCTGCTCGCCTCGCTGGGTCTGCTGCTGTTGCTCCTGGGCTTCTGGCTCGGCTTCCGCGACGAGCCCGTGGAGCTCGACCAGGCGGCGCTGGTCACGCTCGGCGCGGGTCTGGGTGCCGTCGCCGGATACGTCCTGCGTCAGTTCAACAAGTTCAAGAACCGCAAGATCGAGTTCATGAAGGCGCTCTCCGAGAACCTGTACTTCCGCAACCTCGACAACGACGCCGGTGTCTTCCACCACCTGCTCGACGCAGCCGAGGAGGAGGAGGTCAAGGAGGCCGTGCTCGCCTACCACTTCCTGCGCCACGCCGAGCACCCGCTGTCGCTCGACGAGCTCGACGCTCGGATCGAGCGCTGGTTCGCCGAGGTCTGGGACGCCAGCCTCGACTTCGAGGTCGACGACGGCGTCGCGAAGCTCGAGCGGCTGTCGTTGGTCGAGCGCCGATCCGGTGGACGGCTCGCCGCCGTCCCGCTCGACGAGGCCAAGCGGCGTCTCGATGAGATCTGGGATGGCGTGTTCGACTACCACCACGCCGCGGCGTCCGTGTGA
- the tnpB gene encoding IS607 family element transposase accessory protein TnpB, which yields MGATAPRLYGVKVALDPTPVQSRLLASHAGAARFVFNRMLAEVKATLDAREWERRLLGGALTPADSWTLPALRRSWNAGKDVWAPWWGEVSKEAFNHGLQSLADALANWADSRAGGRGGQAIGFPTFRGRRARLSFSYTTGSFRPNPDEVSVQLPRVGRVHTHERLDELITAVAAGEVRIIRATISHSRGRWWCSFTVEDVRDVTLDDKPHAVVGVDAGVVDLLVVATPDGHQVLGVPAPKPLADAQAKLRRLQRRAARQQRGSGRWRRTMRRVGKTHARVANLRADTIHKATTAIAKMADTVVIEDLNTKAMAARKPGAGNAGRGFNRAVADAALGECLRQLAYKTAWYGGTLIRADRWYPSSKTCSSCGSREPKLPLDVRHWTCTSCGAEHDRDRNAATNLAHLAVCTSCRQWGGDAKHGRGATHQPCAAQAAQAGGRETSTQPDPTVHNTGTATPQEVAA from the coding sequence ATGGGTGCCACGGCGCCACGGCTGTACGGGGTGAAGGTCGCACTCGACCCCACCCCGGTTCAGTCACGGCTGTTGGCGTCGCATGCGGGTGCGGCCCGGTTCGTGTTCAACCGGATGCTCGCCGAGGTCAAGGCCACCCTCGACGCACGCGAGTGGGAGCGGCGGCTGCTGGGCGGGGCGTTGACCCCGGCCGACAGCTGGACCCTGCCGGCGCTGCGGCGCTCGTGGAACGCCGGCAAGGACGTGTGGGCGCCGTGGTGGGGCGAGGTGTCCAAGGAGGCGTTCAACCACGGCCTGCAGTCGCTGGCGGACGCCCTGGCGAACTGGGCCGACTCCAGGGCCGGGGGGCGTGGCGGACAAGCGATCGGCTTCCCCACCTTCCGTGGCCGGCGTGCCCGCCTCTCGTTCTCCTACACCACCGGGTCGTTCCGCCCCAACCCGGACGAGGTGTCGGTGCAGCTGCCCCGGGTCGGCCGGGTCCACACCCACGAGCGGCTCGACGAGCTGATCACCGCGGTCGCGGCCGGCGAGGTCCGCATCATCCGCGCCACCATCTCCCACAGCCGGGGCCGCTGGTGGTGCTCGTTCACGGTCGAGGATGTCCGCGACGTGACCCTCGACGACAAGCCGCATGCGGTCGTGGGGGTCGACGCTGGCGTGGTCGATCTGCTCGTGGTCGCCACCCCCGACGGCCACCAGGTGCTGGGGGTCCCCGCCCCCAAACCGCTGGCCGACGCACAGGCGAAGTTGCGTCGGTTGCAGCGCAGAGCCGCACGCCAGCAGCGCGGTTCCGGCCGGTGGCGCCGCACCATGCGGCGCGTGGGCAAGACGCACGCCCGGGTGGCGAACCTGCGGGCGGACACGATCCACAAGGCCACCACCGCCATCGCGAAGATGGCCGACACCGTCGTGATCGAGGACCTCAACACCAAAGCCATGGCGGCCCGCAAGCCCGGTGCGGGCAACGCCGGCCGCGGGTTCAACCGTGCCGTGGCCGACGCCGCGCTCGGCGAGTGCCTACGGCAACTGGCCTACAAGACCGCCTGGTACGGCGGCACGCTGATCCGAGCCGACCGCTGGTACCCCTCGTCCAAGACCTGTTCGTCGTGCGGCAGCCGAGAGCCAAAGCTGCCCCTCGACGTGCGCCACTGGACCTGCACCTCGTGCGGGGCCGAGCACGACCGTGACCGCAACGCGGCCACCAACCTCGCACACCTCGCGGTGTGCACGTCCTGCCGCCAGTGGGGCGGGGACGCAAAACACGGACGTGGAGCCACCCATCAGCCCTGCGCCGCCCAGGCGGCACAGGCAGGAGGCCGTGAAACGTCAACCCAGCCGGACCCGACGGTCCACAACACTGGGACCGCCACCCCGCAAGAGGTGGCTGCATGA
- a CDS encoding cation:proton antiporter has translation MDHTVLLWLELGGVLTVLAVMARLARRLALSPIPLYLGAGLAFGEGGLLPLVTSEEFVGTGAELGVILLLLMLGLEYSGRELIDNMRRATPVGLVDLGLNFAPGFAAGLIMRMGIVPALFLGGVTYISSSGVIAKVVGDLGWAGNRETPLILSVLVFEDLAMAVILPVLGAVALGGTVAGASLSVAVALTAVAFALTLSVRHGERISSLAFSDSDEVNILSILGVTLIAAGLAEWVHVSAAVGAFLVGIGISGPAAHRAETLLSPLRDLFAAVFFVFFGLSTDPGVLPGVIVPVLALTGITAATKTAVAWLGGARSRIGTWGRWRAAAALVARGEFSIVIAALGVTAGASQRLSAIAAGYVLVTATIGPVAALVTDRLSVREVGLRTGT, from the coding sequence GTGGATCACACGGTCCTCCTCTGGCTCGAACTCGGGGGCGTGCTGACCGTCCTGGCGGTGATGGCACGGCTGGCCAGGCGCCTGGCGCTCTCACCCATCCCCCTGTACCTGGGCGCGGGGCTCGCCTTCGGCGAGGGAGGTTTGCTCCCGCTCGTGACCTCGGAGGAGTTCGTCGGCACCGGAGCGGAGCTGGGTGTGATCCTGCTCCTGCTCATGCTCGGGCTGGAGTACTCGGGACGTGAACTCATCGACAACATGCGCCGTGCGACGCCGGTCGGTCTGGTCGACCTCGGGCTCAACTTCGCCCCCGGGTTCGCGGCGGGTCTGATCATGCGGATGGGCATCGTGCCCGCGCTGTTCCTGGGAGGAGTGACCTACATCTCGTCATCCGGCGTCATCGCCAAGGTGGTCGGTGACCTGGGATGGGCCGGCAACCGCGAGACCCCGCTGATCCTGTCGGTGCTCGTCTTCGAGGACCTCGCGATGGCCGTCATCCTCCCCGTCCTCGGAGCCGTCGCCCTGGGGGGCACGGTGGCGGGGGCGAGCCTGTCAGTCGCTGTCGCGCTGACCGCGGTGGCGTTCGCCCTGACGCTGTCGGTGCGCCACGGCGAGCGCATCAGCAGCCTGGCGTTCTCGGACTCGGACGAGGTGAACATCCTCTCGATCCTCGGCGTCACCCTCATCGCCGCTGGACTCGCGGAGTGGGTGCACGTTTCCGCCGCAGTGGGTGCCTTCCTCGTCGGCATCGGGATCTCCGGTCCGGCGGCCCACCGCGCGGAGACGCTCCTCTCGCCGCTCCGCGACCTGTTCGCTGCGGTCTTCTTCGTGTTCTTCGGCCTCTCGACCGATCCCGGCGTCCTGCCCGGGGTCATCGTGCCGGTCCTGGCCCTGACGGGGATCACGGCTGCGACCAAGACGGCCGTCGCCTGGCTCGGAGGCGCGCGAAGCAGGATCGGAACCTGGGGACGGTGGCGAGCAGCCGCCGCGTTGGTGGCACGGGGCGAGTTCTCCATCGTGATCGCGGCGCTGGGCGTGACTGCGGGAGCATCTCAGCGGCTCTCGGCGATCGCCGCAGGTTACGTCCTCGTTACCGCCACGATCGGACCGGTGGCGGCTCTCGTCACCGATCGTCTCTCGGTCCGTGAAGTCGGGCTCCGAACGGGCACGTGA
- a CDS encoding VWA domain-containing protein, with product MTDISAPPDPAATPGFMQRLLDFEDALRRAGVQVALSEGVESVRALRHLDLLDREQLREALASLCIKNHVHRRAFDDLFEVYFPAGPAAPDDTPMVTDQPPGDDELDPDEFIRQLIEQLMEGDAASIRQMARLAVEMFGRVEGRDGGVSFFQYRVFRAVDIQQLLRDLLQRVTEDEEGLTPLQERLWRDEFEARLRRFQQEVEGEIRRRAAAQRGADQVAERLIRPPLEEVDFFRLNAEEQAQLRAQIRPLARKLATRVAVKRRLGKDGRLDVRRTVRQSLSTGGVPFDPAFKPRRPHKPELFLLCDVSGSVASFARFTLMLVHTLQGQFSKVRSFAFVDTLDEVTRLFEDGDFSAAMRRMMHEAELVWLDGHSDYGHSLERFHAEYARDITPRSTVIILGDARNNYRKANDWVVQDLQHKARRVFWLNPEPIQFWDTGDSIASSYARYVDDMVEVRNLKQLAAFVERIA from the coding sequence GTGACCGACATCAGCGCCCCGCCCGACCCCGCCGCGACGCCGGGGTTCATGCAACGCCTACTGGACTTCGAGGACGCGCTTCGTCGCGCTGGCGTGCAGGTCGCCCTATCCGAGGGCGTCGAGTCGGTCCGGGCCCTGCGCCACCTCGATCTGCTGGACCGCGAGCAGCTGCGCGAGGCGCTCGCGTCGCTGTGCATCAAGAACCACGTCCACCGGCGCGCGTTCGACGACCTGTTCGAGGTCTACTTCCCCGCGGGTCCGGCCGCGCCGGATGACACCCCGATGGTCACCGATCAGCCTCCTGGCGACGACGAACTCGATCCCGACGAGTTCATCCGTCAGCTCATCGAGCAGCTCATGGAGGGCGACGCCGCGTCGATCCGACAGATGGCACGGCTCGCGGTCGAGATGTTCGGCCGCGTCGAGGGCCGTGACGGTGGTGTCAGCTTCTTCCAGTACCGCGTGTTCCGTGCCGTCGACATCCAGCAGCTGCTCCGTGACCTGCTCCAGCGCGTCACCGAGGACGAGGAGGGCCTGACGCCGCTCCAGGAGCGGCTCTGGCGCGACGAGTTCGAGGCTCGTCTGCGACGGTTCCAGCAGGAGGTCGAGGGTGAGATCCGGCGGCGCGCCGCTGCCCAGCGGGGCGCGGACCAGGTCGCGGAGCGCCTCATCCGCCCGCCGCTCGAGGAGGTCGACTTCTTCCGTCTCAACGCGGAGGAGCAGGCACAGCTGCGGGCCCAGATCCGGCCGCTCGCCCGCAAGCTCGCGACCCGTGTTGCGGTCAAGCGACGCCTCGGCAAGGACGGTCGTCTCGACGTGCGCCGCACCGTGCGCCAGTCGCTGTCCACCGGAGGGGTGCCGTTCGATCCCGCGTTCAAGCCGCGGCGCCCGCACAAGCCCGAGCTGTTCCTGCTGTGCGACGTCTCCGGTTCGGTCGCCTCGTTCGCCCGGTTCACCCTGATGCTCGTGCACACGCTCCAGGGCCAGTTCAGCAAGGTGCGATCCTTCGCCTTCGTCGACACCCTCGACGAGGTGACGCGGCTGTTCGAGGACGGCGACTTCAGCGCCGCGATGAGGCGGATGATGCACGAGGCCGAGCTGGTGTGGCTCGACGGGCACAGCGACTACGGCCACAGCCTCGAGCGCTTCCACGCCGAGTACGCGCGCGACATCACGCCCCGCTCGACCGTCATCATCCTCGGTGACGCGCGCAACAACTACCGCAAGGCCAACGACTGGGTGGTCCAGGACCTGCAGCACAAGGCGCGACGGGTGTTCTGGCTGAACCCCGAGCCGATCCAGTTCTGGGACACCGGCGACTCGATCGCGTCGAGCTACGCGCGCTACGTCGACGACATGGTCGAGGTCCGCAACCTCAAGCAGCTCGCCGCGTTCGTCGAGCGCATCGCCTAG
- a CDS encoding MoxR family ATPase yields MSIEFTGVDDVSKRLSAVGYLPDQAIETVVYLAERLRKPILVEGPAGVGKTELAKAIARARDAELIRLQCYEGLDEAKALYEWNYKKQLLRIQADQDQGWEAVHDDLFGEEYLLERPLLRALRHEGDAVLLIDEVDKVDFEFEALLLEILSDFQVTIPELGTVRGTRHPFVVLTSNNTRELSEALKRRALYLYLDYPDVEREKEIVLTHVPDAPEALADQLVRIVRSLRQLELKKPPSISETLDWARTLLELGFDSIDEEVARSTLNVLLKYQQDVQKASGHLKLPPRPEMN; encoded by the coding sequence GTGTCGATCGAGTTCACCGGCGTCGACGACGTCAGCAAGCGCCTGTCGGCGGTCGGCTACCTGCCCGACCAGGCCATCGAGACCGTCGTCTACCTCGCCGAGCGGCTGCGCAAGCCCATCCTGGTCGAGGGGCCCGCGGGCGTGGGCAAGACCGAACTCGCCAAGGCCATCGCGCGCGCGCGCGACGCCGAGCTGATCCGCCTGCAGTGCTACGAGGGCCTCGACGAGGCCAAGGCCCTGTACGAGTGGAACTACAAGAAGCAACTCCTGCGGATCCAGGCCGACCAGGATCAGGGCTGGGAGGCGGTCCACGACGACCTGTTCGGCGAGGAGTACCTGCTCGAACGCCCGCTACTGCGGGCGCTGCGTCACGAGGGTGACGCCGTGCTCCTCATCGACGAGGTCGACAAGGTCGACTTCGAGTTCGAGGCGTTGCTGCTCGAGATCCTGTCCGACTTCCAGGTCACGATCCCCGAGCTCGGCACCGTCAGGGGGACGCGCCACCCGTTCGTTGTCCTGACCTCCAACAACACCCGCGAGCTCTCGGAAGCGTTGAAGCGTCGCGCTCTGTACCTCTACCTCGACTACCCCGACGTGGAGCGCGAGAAGGAGATCGTGCTGACGCACGTCCCCGACGCGCCCGAGGCCCTGGCCGACCAGCTCGTCCGGATCGTGCGCAGCCTGCGTCAGCTCGAGCTGAAGAAGCCACCCAGCATCAGCGAGACGTTGGACTGGGCACGGACGCTGCTGGAGCTCGGCTTCGACTCCATCGACGAGGAGGTCGCCCGGTCCACCCTGAACGTGCTGCTGAAGTACCAGCAGGACGTCCAGAAGGCTTCCGGCCACCTCAAGCTGCCACCGCGTCCCGAGATGAACTGA
- the nadD gene encoding nicotinate-nucleotide adenylyltransferase: MDDTASRANDTSIGARVGLLGGTFDPPHLGHLVVAEEARIALGLDEVRFVVAGAPWMKRETSSPEHRVAMTVLAVRDRGGLTVDSREVEREGETYTMDTLEELHEEEPDAEWIFLVGADAAAKLDQWHRVDEVLEAASVVVVSRPGSAAALPETIEERVTRLDVTPIGITSTELRRRFGTGGATRFLVPDEVAAYVHAHGLYGAV; encoded by the coding sequence ATGGATGACACGGCATCCCGCGCCAACGACACATCCATCGGGGCGCGGGTGGGGCTGCTCGGGGGGACGTTCGATCCGCCCCACCTCGGTCACCTCGTCGTGGCGGAGGAGGCTCGGATCGCGCTGGGCCTCGACGAGGTGCGGTTCGTCGTCGCCGGGGCGCCGTGGATGAAGCGGGAGACGTCGTCTCCCGAGCACCGGGTCGCGATGACCGTGCTCGCCGTCCGCGACCGGGGCGGTCTGACGGTCGACAGCCGTGAGGTCGAGCGAGAGGGGGAGACCTACACGATGGACACCCTCGAGGAGCTCCACGAGGAGGAACCGGACGCCGAGTGGATCTTCCTGGTGGGGGCGGATGCGGCGGCGAAGCTCGACCAGTGGCACCGTGTCGACGAGGTCCTCGAGGCTGCCTCGGTCGTCGTCGTCTCCCGACCTGGGTCAGCGGCGGCGTTGCCAGAGACGATCGAGGAGCGCGTGACGCGGCTCGACGTCACCCCGATCGGCATCACCTCCACCGAGCTGCGCCGACGCTTCGGGACCGGCGGAGCGACGCGGTTCCTGGTCCCTGACGAGGTCGCCGCGTACGTTCACGCGCACGGCCTGTACGGAGCGGTATGA
- a CDS encoding histidine phosphatase family protein, translating to MKRLVLIRHGESAWNVERRIQGQSGSRLSDRGRQQAKHTAAWVVESYGGARLVTSDLQRCLETTAPIAAALGREPVTEQGVRERDFGRWTGKLVTEVAELDPAIWRRWTAGDDVVAEVGGEGTADFSARVIEAYDRILLDTPDDGVTVCVTHGGPVWHGTRRLLDLPMNALGGVGNASVTEIAFDDTWGRRLIVWNQGAHLPVDLRSWPHAADAADVEDDDAPTVGE from the coding sequence GTGAAGCGGCTCGTCCTCATCCGCCACGGCGAGTCGGCGTGGAACGTCGAGCGTCGCATCCAGGGCCAGTCGGGGTCGAGGCTGTCCGACCGTGGCCGACAGCAGGCCAAGCACACCGCGGCGTGGGTGGTCGAGAGCTACGGCGGGGCGCGTCTCGTCACCTCGGACCTGCAGCGTTGCCTCGAGACAACCGCGCCGATCGCGGCTGCGCTCGGCCGCGAGCCGGTCACGGAGCAGGGTGTCCGCGAGCGCGACTTCGGTCGCTGGACCGGCAAGCTCGTCACCGAAGTGGCCGAGCTCGACCCGGCGATCTGGCGCCGCTGGACGGCTGGTGACGATGTGGTCGCAGAGGTCGGTGGCGAGGGCACGGCCGACTTCAGCGCGCGCGTCATCGAGGCGTACGACCGCATCCTGCTTGACACTCCCGACGACGGCGTGACCGTGTGTGTGACGCACGGCGGCCCCGTCTGGCACGGAACCCGCCGCCTGCTCGATCTCCCCATGAACGCGCTGGGAGGCGTCGGCAACGCATCGGTGACCGAGATCGCCTTCGACGACACTTGGGGCCGGCGCCTCATCGTGTGGAACCAGGGCGCGCACCTCCCCGTCGATCTGCGGTCGTGGCCCCACGCGGCGGACGCCGCCGACGTCGAGGACGACGACGCCCCAACCGTCGGGGAGTGA
- a CDS encoding trypsin-like peptidase domain-containing protein produces the protein MRVRAILITSLALALTLGAAPPGSSTTTTAVPDCVDLELGPEDPPPPVGVLVECPGIRPGAFHRAPGGCTFNFVFHGTRYDEELDELIDEGLFIGTAGHCIFDEATDATVWTEGEGIETVDSDGKRVGESIFAIAIGGLDFGLIRIDDDREDDVDPAVCHFGGPVASATQRPAGTLVHHFGNGLAFGETVPGRTGRVDHYSGGGSVMNFTGGASFGDSGSSVIDEQGNAVGILVRLAPGELAGYIEATDLELHLTLAEQATGIDFELQTAPLAD, from the coding sequence ATGCGTGTACGCGCGATCCTGATCACGAGCCTCGCCCTGGCGCTGACGCTGGGCGCAGCCCCGCCCGGCTCATCGACCACCACGACGGCGGTACCGGATTGCGTCGACCTCGAGCTCGGCCCGGAGGACCCGCCTCCCCCGGTCGGCGTCCTCGTCGAGTGCCCCGGCATCCGCCCGGGAGCCTTCCACCGCGCTCCGGGCGGCTGCACGTTCAACTTCGTCTTCCACGGCACCCGCTACGATGAGGAACTCGATGAGTTGATCGACGAGGGCCTGTTCATCGGGACCGCCGGTCACTGCATCTTCGACGAGGCCACCGATGCCACCGTCTGGACCGAGGGGGAGGGCATCGAGACCGTCGACAGCGACGGGAAACGCGTTGGCGAGAGCATCTTCGCGATCGCCATCGGCGGCCTCGACTTCGGCCTGATCCGCATCGATGACGACCGCGAGGACGACGTCGACCCGGCCGTGTGCCACTTCGGTGGCCCGGTCGCGAGCGCGACCCAGCGTCCCGCCGGCACGCTCGTGCACCACTTCGGCAACGGCCTCGCGTTCGGCGAGACCGTGCCGGGTCGGACCGGTCGGGTGGACCACTACTCGGGCGGCGGATCGGTGATGAACTTCACCGGCGGCGCGTCGTTCGGCGACTCCGGCAGCTCCGTCATCGACGAGCAAGGCAACGCCGTCGGCATCCTCGTGCGCCTCGCACCCGGCGAGCTCGCGGGCTACATCGAGGCGACCGACCTGGAGCTGCACCTGACCCTGGCGGAGCAAGCCACCGGCATCGACTTCGAGCTGCAGACGGCACCACTGGCCGACTGA
- the rsfS gene encoding ribosome silencing factor gives MPATDEAVRAAVAACAAADDKKASDILVLEVADILNVVDLFVVASAATDRQLRAVADEVERKLREDHDRRPLRREGEPASGWMLLDYGDIVCHLFEDERRDYYALERLWSDVPRRDPVTGELYTAAVAEGSR, from the coding sequence TTGCCCGCGACTGACGAGGCCGTCCGGGCAGCCGTCGCCGCCTGCGCCGCGGCGGACGACAAGAAGGCCAGCGACATCCTCGTGCTCGAGGTCGCCGACATCCTCAACGTCGTCGACCTGTTCGTCGTGGCGAGCGCGGCCACGGACCGCCAGCTCCGCGCGGTCGCCGACGAGGTCGAGCGCAAGCTGCGCGAGGATCACGACCGCCGGCCACTACGCCGTGAGGGCGAACCCGCTTCGGGCTGGATGCTGCTCGACTACGGCGACATCGTGTGCCACCTCTTCGAGGACGAGCGGCGCGACTACTACGCGCTCGAGCGGCTGTGGTCCGACGTCCCCCGACGCGATCCGGTGACCGGCGAGTTGTACACCGCGGCCGTGGCCGAGGGGAGTCGGTGA
- a CDS encoding LCP family protein, translating into MSLDTRPRPSAPPRRRRSGRRSRARQRRRRRTLLRLTLGGTGLVAGVVGLIVIATIVVSDTGDPSEGGTIAARPVTDRQPTLVIATIDEAAPRADASMILVLARDVETDAATAVLVPATTVGDIPGHGILQVGRAHAFGGASLLDATLDNLLGVDLDHVAAVSQQGWASFFTRVGGLTIDVPERLTERAADGSGRVRFQPGEQFLDGPRLAEYITFTQEGEAELTRLPRLQQVLVAAFEKLAAEPDLVEAVFADGAPMFDTAMPADEFRSLLVGVAEAATADDLVVRTLPVTPIGSSEDDSYRVDADRVARLVAERFVGSVPTVGASEGRSLQVLNGNGLPGIGAVVAERLIPAGFRVVLTGNADTFDHDTTRIIVFDDDPGQLSVAREIQTLLGVGQIEISRTPQSVVDITIVVGADFTADEG; encoded by the coding sequence ATGAGCCTGGACACCCGGCCACGCCCCAGCGCCCCGCCACGGCGACGGCGCTCGGGGCGGCGTTCCCGCGCACGTCAGCGTCGGCGGCGCCGCACGCTGCTGCGGCTCACCCTCGGTGGCACCGGGCTCGTAGCGGGCGTGGTGGGGCTGATCGTCATCGCGACCATCGTCGTCAGCGACACCGGCGACCCCTCGGAAGGCGGCACGATCGCGGCTCGCCCGGTCACCGACCGGCAGCCCACGCTGGTCATCGCTACGATCGACGAGGCCGCCCCGCGCGCGGACGCCTCGATGATCCTGGTCCTCGCACGCGACGTCGAGACCGACGCGGCGACCGCCGTACTCGTTCCAGCGACCACGGTCGGGGACATCCCCGGACACGGCATCCTGCAGGTGGGTCGCGCCCACGCGTTCGGAGGCGCGTCGCTTCTGGACGCGACTCTGGACAACCTCCTGGGCGTCGACCTCGACCACGTCGCCGCGGTGAGTCAGCAGGGCTGGGCCTCGTTCTTCACCAGAGTGGGAGGGCTCACGATCGACGTGCCCGAGCGACTCACCGAACGGGCAGCCGATGGCAGTGGCCGGGTGCGGTTCCAGCCGGGAGAGCAGTTCCTCGACGGTCCGCGGCTCGCGGAGTACATCACCTTCACCCAGGAGGGGGAGGCGGAACTGACCCGGCTCCCGCGACTGCAGCAGGTGCTCGTCGCGGCCTTCGAGAAGCTGGCGGCCGAGCCGGACCTGGTCGAGGCCGTCTTCGCCGACGGCGCCCCGATGTTCGATACCGCGATGCCCGCCGACGAGTTCCGGTCCCTCCTCGTCGGGGTCGCCGAGGCCGCGACAGCCGACGACCTGGTCGTGCGGACGCTGCCCGTGACCCCCATCGGCTCATCCGAGGACGACAGCTACCGGGTCGACGCTGATCGCGTCGCGCGGCTGGTCGCGGAGCGGTTCGTCGGATCCGTGCCGACGGTCGGGGCGTCCGAGGGTCGCAGCCTGCAGGTTCTGAACGGCAACGGCCTGCCGGGCATCGGGGCGGTGGTGGCCGAACGGCTCATCCCCGCGGGGTTCCGGGTGGTGCTCACGGGCAACGCCGACACGTTCGACCACGACACGACGCGCATCATCGTCTTCGACGACGATCCGGGACAGCTGTCCGTGGCACGCGAGATACAGACGCTCCTCGGCGTCGGCCAGATCGAGATCAGCCGGACCCCCCAATCCGTCGTCGACATCACCATCGTCGTCGGGGCCGACTTCACGGCGGACGAGGGCTGA